In one window of Corynebacterium mycetoides DNA:
- a CDS encoding thiazole synthase, whose amino-acid sequence MLTIAGREFSSRLIMGTGGASSMDMLERCLVASRTELTTVAMRRHSAGGSGESVFDLLRRLGIAPLPNTAGCKTARDAVITAELARDALHTDWVKLEVIADDRTLLPDVVETVDACEMLINAGFTVLAYTSDDPVAAKRLEDIGAAAVMPLGSPIGTGLGILNPHNIELICSRAEVPVLIDAGVGTASDAALAMELGCSGVLLASAINRSQDPEAMANAMRLAVEAGALAAGAGRIPKREHAVASSSFEGLASWADQVL is encoded by the coding sequence GTGCTTACTATCGCTGGCCGGGAGTTTTCCTCCCGCCTCATCATGGGCACCGGCGGCGCGAGCTCGATGGACATGCTCGAGCGCTGCCTGGTTGCCTCCCGCACGGAGCTGACGACCGTCGCGATGCGCCGCCACTCCGCCGGCGGCAGCGGTGAGTCGGTTTTCGACTTGCTGCGCCGACTCGGTATCGCGCCACTGCCGAACACGGCGGGCTGCAAAACCGCGCGCGACGCGGTGATCACCGCCGAGCTCGCCCGCGACGCACTGCATACGGATTGGGTCAAGCTCGAAGTCATCGCCGACGACCGCACGCTGCTGCCCGACGTGGTGGAGACCGTCGACGCCTGCGAGATGCTCATCAACGCCGGCTTTACCGTGCTCGCCTACACCTCGGACGACCCGGTGGCGGCAAAACGCCTCGAGGACATCGGCGCGGCGGCGGTGATGCCGCTCGGGTCGCCGATCGGCACCGGGCTGGGCATCCTCAACCCGCACAACATCGAGCTGATCTGTTCGCGCGCCGAGGTGCCCGTGCTCATCGACGCTGGCGTCGGCACGGCCTCCGACGCCGCGCTCGCCATGGAACTCGGCTGCTCCGGCGTTCTGCTGGCCAGCGCCATCAACCGCAGCCAGGACCCGGAGGCGATGGCCAACGCAATGCGCCTGGCAGTCGAGGCCGGAGCGTTGGCGGCCGGGGCCGGGCGGATTCCGAAACGCGAGCACGCGGTGGCGTCGTCAAGCTTCGAGGGCCTGGCGAGCTGGGCCGACCAGGTGCTCTAA
- the thiS gene encoding sulfur carrier protein ThiS — translation MSRNILVNDTARDTDAATVSELVREVLGDVPDAGTAVAIDSAVVPRSKWESTQLADGARVDILTAVQGG, via the coding sequence ATGAGCAGAAACATTTTGGTCAACGACACCGCGCGAGACACCGATGCGGCGACGGTCAGCGAGCTCGTGCGTGAGGTGCTCGGCGATGTTCCCGACGCCGGCACCGCCGTCGCAATCGACTCGGCCGTCGTCCCGCGCTCGAAGTGGGAGTCGACGCAGCTTGCCGACGGGGCGCGCGTGGACATCCTCACCGCAGTCCAGGGGGGCTAG
- the thiO gene encoding glycine oxidase ThiO: MSGTPTAVIGAGIIGLSTALTLADRGHSVTVYDPAPARGASHYAGGMLAPASEVVYKQDPLLPLMQASASRYPELIALCRKYSDLPTGYRTEGTLVVARDRADSTFLDDLLSYQHARGVHAQRLTVRQARALEPALSPALSSAVLSSGDHQVRPRLLTRALIDACTNAGVSFVREQVTDVSDLAHQQVVIAAGLGAKDISGWDEGDKNPLQLRPVYGDILQLRAPKHLDPLATRVVRGVVEGRAIYVIPREDATLTVGATSREDGRANAQAQGVYQLLRDAIEILPGIEDCDFIEAGAGARPATPDDLPYLGRVSERVVVSTGYFRHGILLAALAARCAAELVEKQKPCLDLSACDPMRHRRTQ; the protein is encoded by the coding sequence ATGTCTGGCACGCCAACCGCCGTCATCGGCGCGGGAATCATCGGGTTGAGCACCGCCTTAACCCTGGCAGATCGCGGCCATTCGGTCACCGTCTACGACCCTGCACCAGCCCGCGGCGCCTCCCACTACGCGGGCGGAATGCTCGCGCCGGCTTCAGAGGTGGTGTACAAGCAAGACCCGCTTCTACCGCTGATGCAGGCCTCAGCCAGCCGCTACCCGGAGCTGATCGCGTTGTGCCGGAAGTACTCCGACCTGCCGACGGGCTACCGCACCGAGGGCACCCTCGTGGTTGCTCGCGACCGCGCCGACAGCACCTTTCTGGACGATCTGCTCAGCTACCAGCACGCCCGCGGGGTGCACGCGCAGCGCCTCACGGTGCGCCAGGCCCGGGCGCTGGAACCCGCACTGTCTCCCGCGCTGTCCTCGGCGGTGCTCAGCAGCGGCGATCACCAGGTCAGGCCGCGGCTGTTGACGCGCGCGCTTATCGACGCCTGCACCAACGCCGGGGTGAGTTTCGTGCGCGAGCAGGTCACTGACGTTTCCGATCTTGCGCACCAGCAGGTAGTCATCGCCGCCGGCCTCGGCGCGAAAGACATCTCCGGGTGGGACGAGGGGGACAAAAACCCGCTGCAGCTGCGCCCGGTCTACGGCGATATCCTGCAGCTCCGGGCCCCGAAACACCTTGACCCGCTCGCCACCAGGGTGGTCCGCGGTGTGGTGGAGGGCAGGGCGATCTACGTCATCCCGCGCGAGGATGCGACGCTGACCGTGGGCGCAACCAGCCGCGAGGACGGCCGCGCAAACGCGCAAGCCCAGGGCGTGTACCAGCTTCTGCGCGACGCGATTGAGATTCTGCCCGGCATTGAGGACTGCGATTTCATCGAGGCCGGCGCGGGCGCCCGGCCCGCCACGCCGGACGATCTGCCCTACCTCGGGCGTGTTAGCGAGCGCGTGGTTGTCAGCACCGGGTACTTCCGCCACGGGATTTTGCTGGCGGCGCTGGCGGCGCGGTGCGCAGCGGAGCTCGTCGAGAAGCAAAAGCCCTGCCTAGACTTGAGTGCATGCGACCCGATGCGCCACAGGAGGACACAATGA
- a CDS encoding ectoine synthase yields the protein MFTRSRNDVEKVEWGGGTSERVLTAKDNMGFAVAHTVVRAGTESKLQYRNHLEACYCIGGSGEVEDTEGNIYPITPGTIYVLDEHDAHYLRGGKDEDLILVSIFNPAITGDEKHTLSEDGFSSY from the coding sequence ATGTTCACCAGGTCTCGCAACGATGTGGAAAAGGTTGAGTGGGGCGGAGGGACCTCCGAGCGCGTGCTCACCGCGAAGGACAATATGGGTTTCGCGGTGGCGCACACCGTGGTGCGCGCGGGCACCGAGTCCAAGCTGCAGTACCGCAACCACCTGGAGGCGTGCTACTGCATCGGCGGCTCCGGTGAGGTTGAAGACACCGAGGGCAACATCTACCCGATCACGCCGGGCACCATCTACGTGCTCGACGAGCACGACGCCCACTACCTGCGCGGCGGCAAGGACGAGGATCTGATCCTGGTCAGCATCTTCAACCCGGCGATCACCGGCGACGAGAAGCACACCTTAAGCGAGGACGGGTTCAGCTCCTACTAA
- a CDS encoding Nramp family divalent metal transporter produces MSTVETTTAPQRKSGMFGPGLLIAASFIGPGTVTTATVTGASYGYALVWAIVFSIVATIILQEMSVRLGLAARLSTGEALRQTFNSQIVKWLMIVLVVSAIGIGGAAYAGGDTTGTSLAIASVTGWSQVLLSVGVAAVVLALLLSGSYALLEKVMTVLVGILALTFVITAISVGPDLGDMLRSTFMPSVPDGAVLSAVALIGTTVVPYNVFLHSNLVQEKWGDEPRDPALKKARIDNVVSISLGGLITLAIVATAAATMFAQGLQAESAADLAEPLRPMLGDAAPWLLAIGLFAAGMTSAVAGPMGAAYAICGVMGWPTDMKSQRFRAIVVVVVLCGAAIAISGFNPIQVIILAQAANGILLPVIAFFLLITMNNKRLLGEHANSLVGNIVGGLIFLITLVLGGLSLADLF; encoded by the coding sequence ATGTCCACTGTTGAAACCACCACAGCGCCACAGCGTAAGTCCGGCATGTTTGGGCCGGGGCTGCTCATCGCGGCATCGTTCATCGGCCCGGGTACGGTCACCACAGCCACGGTGACCGGCGCGAGCTACGGCTACGCGCTCGTCTGGGCGATTGTTTTCTCCATCGTGGCAACGATCATCCTGCAGGAAATGTCTGTGCGTCTCGGACTCGCGGCTCGCCTCAGCACCGGCGAAGCGCTGCGCCAGACGTTTAATTCGCAGATTGTGAAGTGGCTGATGATCGTCCTGGTCGTTTCCGCGATCGGAATCGGCGGCGCTGCGTACGCCGGGGGCGACACGACGGGAACCTCGCTCGCGATCGCCAGCGTGACGGGGTGGTCGCAAGTGCTGCTCTCCGTCGGGGTGGCCGCGGTGGTGCTGGCCTTGCTGCTTTCGGGAAGCTACGCGCTTTTGGAAAAGGTGATGACGGTACTCGTGGGCATCCTGGCGCTGACCTTCGTGATCACGGCCATCAGTGTGGGGCCCGACCTCGGGGACATGCTGCGCTCCACCTTCATGCCCAGCGTGCCGGACGGCGCTGTTCTCTCCGCGGTCGCGCTTATCGGCACGACGGTCGTTCCCTACAACGTCTTCTTGCACTCCAACCTGGTGCAGGAAAAGTGGGGAGACGAGCCGCGGGACCCCGCACTGAAGAAGGCGCGGATAGACAACGTTGTTTCCATCAGCCTCGGTGGTTTGATCACGCTGGCGATCGTCGCAACGGCCGCTGCGACGATGTTTGCGCAAGGACTTCAGGCGGAATCCGCCGCCGACCTCGCCGAGCCGCTTCGCCCGATGCTTGGCGACGCCGCCCCGTGGCTGCTCGCAATCGGCCTGTTCGCCGCGGGCATGACCTCCGCTGTCGCCGGTCCAATGGGCGCGGCGTACGCGATCTGCGGCGTCATGGGCTGGCCCACGGACATGAAGAGCCAGCGCTTCCGCGCCATCGTGGTGGTCGTGGTCCTGTGCGGCGCGGCGATCGCGATCTCCGGGTTCAACCCGATCCAGGTCATCATCCTCGCCCAGGCCGCGAACGGCATCTTGTTGCCCGTCATCGCGTTTTTCCTTCTGATCACGATGAACAACAAGCGTCTGCTGGGCGAGCACGCGAACTCGCTGGTGGGAAACATCGTCGGCGGGCTGATCTTCCTGATCACACTCGTCCTCGGCGGTCTATCGCTCGCCGACCTGTTCTAA
- a CDS encoding GNAT family N-acetyltransferase, producing MIAISPLAQLTALQTHALFKLRVDVFVVEQQCPFAEIDDIDAHPDTRHLLAWSDEDPAELLGCARVFPTDSGSRFGRFVVAPAARGTGLGHEIVRTGIAYTQRFSGGLVIEAQSGLVGYYTGFGFVAEGEEFLDAGIPHVMMRLRR from the coding sequence ATGATTGCGATCTCGCCGCTGGCGCAGCTTACCGCTCTGCAGACCCATGCCCTGTTCAAGCTTCGCGTTGACGTGTTCGTCGTCGAGCAGCAGTGCCCGTTTGCTGAGATCGACGACATTGACGCGCACCCGGACACCCGCCACCTTCTGGCGTGGTCGGATGAGGATCCGGCCGAGCTGCTCGGGTGCGCACGGGTGTTTCCCACCGACTCCGGCAGCCGGTTCGGCCGCTTCGTCGTTGCCCCAGCTGCGCGTGGCACGGGCCTCGGCCATGAGATCGTGCGCACCGGCATCGCCTACACCCAGCGATTCTCCGGCGGCCTTGTTATCGAGGCCCAATCCGGGCTGGTGGGTTACTACACCGGCTTCGGCTTCGTCGCCGAGGGCGAGGAATTCCTTGATGCCGGCATCCCGCACGTGATGATGCGGCTGCGGCGCTGA
- a CDS encoding MFS transporter: MSSRKVFYSVIFFLVTAGWAANHFAAVLVALKERAHLEPLLVNGAYGIYAAGLFPCLLAGGILADRFGGRPIVIAGTIVSALGNLGLAFSHSAAALLSGRFVVGLGVGLVVSAGTAWAARLRGAQGATLAGIFLTSGFALGPIFSGIFAYAQSRIWELYAVKFALSLLAIVVSLVIGDTPHHAVTQGPDGPAPAPAAAPAQRSSTKALATALPVAVWVFASITTAVVGLAARVAHYFPTGVFMPGIAAVLGFGTALVLQALGRRFDWGPRAGVIGALCSATVLAIAGFAGTNPTLAAFVAATIALGAAYGLCLRDGLLDVDTYAPLHARGRVLGIYYVGTYIGFALPPLLQWLEPLAGPTVPLLVLAALALTSAVVRFTQIKTGYLSRA, from the coding sequence ATGTCCAGCCGCAAAGTTTTCTACAGCGTCATCTTTTTCCTCGTCACGGCAGGATGGGCCGCGAACCACTTCGCGGCCGTTCTCGTGGCCCTTAAAGAGCGCGCGCACCTCGAGCCGCTGCTGGTCAACGGCGCCTACGGAATCTACGCAGCCGGTCTGTTTCCGTGCCTTCTGGCCGGCGGGATCCTCGCCGACCGCTTCGGAGGCCGCCCGATTGTCATTGCGGGCACGATCGTCTCCGCGCTCGGAAACCTGGGCCTTGCCTTCTCGCACAGCGCCGCCGCCCTGCTGTCGGGCCGCTTCGTCGTCGGGCTCGGCGTCGGACTTGTCGTGAGCGCGGGAACGGCGTGGGCGGCGAGGCTCCGCGGCGCGCAAGGTGCGACCCTCGCCGGCATCTTTTTGACCTCCGGCTTCGCCCTCGGGCCGATCTTCTCCGGAATTTTCGCCTATGCCCAGTCGCGGATTTGGGAGCTCTACGCGGTGAAATTCGCTCTGTCGCTGCTGGCCATCGTGGTCTCCCTGGTCATCGGCGACACACCCCACCACGCGGTAACCCAGGGCCCCGACGGCCCCGCACCAGCGCCCGCCGCGGCACCGGCGCAGCGCTCATCCACCAAGGCGCTGGCGACGGCATTGCCGGTGGCAGTGTGGGTCTTCGCCTCCATCACTACCGCGGTTGTCGGGCTCGCCGCTCGCGTCGCCCACTACTTCCCTACCGGGGTGTTCATGCCGGGAATCGCCGCCGTTCTCGGTTTCGGCACCGCGCTTGTGCTCCAGGCTCTGGGCAGGCGCTTCGACTGGGGCCCGCGCGCCGGCGTCATCGGCGCGCTGTGCTCCGCGACGGTACTGGCGATTGCCGGCTTCGCTGGAACCAACCCCACGCTCGCAGCCTTCGTCGCAGCGACTATCGCGTTGGGTGCGGCGTACGGTTTGTGCCTGCGCGACGGGCTTCTCGACGTCGACACATACGCTCCCCTCCACGCGCGCGGCCGCGTCCTCGGCATTTACTACGTGGGCACTTACATCGGATTCGCCCTGCCGCCGCTGTTGCAGTGGCTGGAGCCGCTGGCCGGGCCGACGGTGCCCCTGCTCGTGCTCGCCGCCCTGGCTCTGACCTCAGCCGTCGTGCGCTTTACCCAGATTAAGACCGGCTACCTCTCCCGCGCCTAA
- a CDS encoding thiamine phosphate synthase, with product MLKCELDLRCYFVTGSGSERDIVARARDAARAGAGVIQVRSKPISARELYTLGREVARAVREANPATRVLIDDRVDVALALCDEGVHGVHLGQDDLDVRVARRLLGPEAIIGLTTGTLQLVRAANELAGDIDYVGAGPFRATPTKDSGRPLLGVDGYRPLVAESLVPVVAIGDVTVDDAAELASTGVDGLALVRGIMNAEDTGAYVARVLSEFERGAAD from the coding sequence ATGCTTAAGTGCGAGCTCGACCTGCGCTGTTACTTTGTCACCGGGAGCGGTAGCGAGCGCGACATCGTCGCCCGCGCGCGAGACGCCGCGCGCGCCGGAGCCGGTGTCATCCAGGTGCGCAGCAAACCCATCTCCGCGCGCGAGCTCTACACCCTCGGCCGCGAGGTCGCCCGCGCGGTGCGCGAGGCCAACCCCGCCACGCGCGTGCTTATCGACGACCGCGTCGACGTCGCGCTCGCCCTGTGCGACGAGGGTGTTCACGGCGTCCACCTCGGCCAAGACGACCTCGACGTCCGCGTTGCCCGGCGGCTACTCGGCCCGGAAGCGATCATCGGACTGACCACGGGGACGCTTCAGCTCGTGCGCGCGGCCAATGAACTAGCTGGAGACATCGACTACGTCGGGGCCGGGCCGTTTCGCGCCACCCCGACGAAGGACTCGGGCCGGCCGCTACTCGGTGTCGACGGCTACCGCCCCCTCGTCGCCGAGTCCCTCGTGCCCGTCGTAGCCATCGGCGATGTCACGGTCGACGACGCCGCCGAGCTCGCCTCCACCGGCGTCGACGGGCTCGCTCTGGTGCGCGGCATCATGAACGCCGAGGACACCGGCGCCTACGTGGCGCGCGTACTCTCCGAGTTCGAACGCGGCGCAGCAGATTAA
- a CDS encoding DUF418 domain-containing protein: MDKTPAKQRLLLPDIARGVSLLGIAAANSVQAWITTGTSSAGAPGDTLGGVDPSSGWDAFFAVFSAMFVHVRGLPMFSTLLGFGFGLVVASLYRKHYPLRDARRVLLRRYGTLAALGLIHMLALFYGDIMLTYGLIGVLMALLFTVSAKWLRLIAYILLGFFAVTGTAGAFAVYFFEPGALPDMRAPTTELLTVGDYFSANFSAAMLMLTSIPFAVGSLAGLSIIGYVWATEGYLVNVDKHRAILRQWVYVAVAITLLLGLPWGLAAIGVIDPGLEEFFWILNQSWGPFTGPGILAAFALATNGMQKRAAQAHAAPRWAYPLIALGKRSMSGYLAQSLLFIILASPFGFGLGLDANVTGKLGVGLLVWLITLLFASVLEATRTPGPFEWVHRRIAYGRTGAIEPRPAHA; encoded by the coding sequence ATGGACAAAACACCCGCGAAGCAGAGGCTGCTCCTCCCCGACATCGCCCGCGGCGTCTCCCTGCTGGGCATCGCCGCAGCCAACTCGGTCCAAGCCTGGATCACCACCGGCACCTCCAGCGCCGGCGCGCCAGGAGACACCCTCGGCGGCGTCGACCCCTCGAGCGGGTGGGACGCCTTCTTCGCCGTGTTCTCCGCAATGTTCGTTCACGTGCGCGGCCTGCCGATGTTTTCCACGCTGCTCGGCTTCGGCTTCGGGCTCGTGGTGGCGAGCCTGTACCGCAAGCACTACCCGCTGCGCGACGCGCGCCGGGTGCTTCTGCGCCGCTACGGCACCCTCGCTGCGCTGGGGCTAATCCACATGCTCGCGCTTTTCTACGGCGACATCATGCTCACCTATGGGCTCATCGGCGTGCTCATGGCTCTACTGTTCACCGTCAGCGCGAAGTGGCTGCGCCTGATCGCCTACATCTTGCTGGGATTTTTCGCCGTTACCGGCACCGCCGGCGCTTTTGCTGTGTACTTCTTCGAGCCCGGGGCCCTGCCCGATATGCGCGCCCCCACCACGGAGCTGTTAACCGTGGGTGACTATTTCAGCGCCAACTTTTCCGCGGCGATGCTGATGCTCACTTCGATCCCCTTCGCGGTCGGTTCTCTCGCCGGGCTGAGCATCATCGGCTACGTCTGGGCGACGGAGGGTTACCTGGTGAACGTCGATAAGCATCGCGCTATTCTGCGGCAATGGGTCTATGTCGCCGTGGCGATCACCCTGCTGCTCGGGCTTCCGTGGGGTCTCGCGGCGATCGGGGTGATCGACCCGGGCCTCGAGGAGTTCTTCTGGATCCTCAACCAGTCCTGGGGGCCGTTCACCGGCCCCGGAATCCTCGCCGCGTTCGCGCTGGCGACAAACGGGATGCAAAAGCGCGCCGCCCAGGCGCACGCGGCGCCCCGCTGGGCCTACCCCCTCATCGCGCTGGGCAAGCGCTCCATGTCGGGCTACCTCGCGCAATCGCTGCTGTTCATCATCCTCGCTTCTCCGTTCGGGTTCGGGCTCGGCCTGGACGCGAACGTCACCGGCAAGCTCGGGGTGGGCCTGCTCGTCTGGCTGATCACGCTGCTTTTTGCCTCCGTCCTCGAGGCCACCCGCACCCCCGGCCCGTTCGAGTGGGTTCACCGCCGCATCGCCTACGGGCGCACCGGCGCGATCGAACCGAGGCCCGCACATGCTTAA
- the thiC gene encoding phosphomethylpyrimidine synthase ThiC — MTDSYAQEIHPKHSYAPIRAGGLEVPETAISLDDSPSGPNEPFRTYRTRGPWAQPEEGLPALRSTWIAERGDVEEYTGRQRNLLDDGTRAAKRGSASEEWRGARRNPLRAHPGKRVTQMHYARRGEITPEMEFVALREHCDVEKVRSQVAAGRAIIPNNVNHPESEPMIIGNAFLTKINANIGNSAVTSSIREEVDKLRWATRWGADTVMDLSTGNDIHTTREWIIRNSPVPIGTVPIYQALEKVGGIAEDLTWDIFRDTVIEQCEQGVDYMTIHAGVRLPFVPLTTRRVTGIVSRGGSIMAGWCLAHHKESFLYENFDELCEIFAAYDVAFSLGDGLRPGSVADANDAAQFAELKTIGELCHRAWDFDVQVMIEGPGHVPLDMIQINNDKEKEWCGGAPFYTLGPLVTDIAPGYDHITSAIGAANIAAGGTAMLCYVTPKEHLGLPNKDDVKTGVITYKIAAHAADVAKGHPGARDWDDAMSKARFEFRWEDQFALSLDPDTARAYHDETLPAEPAKTAHFCSMCGPKFCSMRISQDIRDEFGDTIESLGMPTVDAVLGEQHMAHVFREHGSQVYLPE, encoded by the coding sequence GTGACCGATTCGTACGCGCAAGAAATCCACCCCAAGCACAGCTACGCGCCGATCCGCGCAGGCGGCCTGGAAGTGCCCGAAACCGCCATCTCACTCGACGACTCGCCAAGCGGTCCAAACGAACCCTTCCGGACCTACCGCACCCGCGGGCCATGGGCACAGCCCGAGGAAGGACTACCGGCGCTGCGCAGCACGTGGATCGCCGAGCGCGGCGACGTCGAGGAGTACACCGGGCGCCAACGCAACCTGCTTGACGACGGCACACGGGCCGCCAAGCGCGGCTCCGCCTCCGAGGAGTGGCGGGGAGCCAGGCGAAACCCGCTTCGCGCCCACCCCGGCAAGCGCGTGACCCAGATGCACTACGCCCGCCGCGGCGAAATCACCCCCGAGATGGAGTTCGTCGCCCTGCGCGAGCACTGCGACGTAGAGAAGGTGCGCTCGCAAGTCGCCGCTGGCCGCGCAATCATCCCGAACAACGTCAACCACCCCGAGAGCGAGCCGATGATCATCGGCAACGCGTTTCTAACCAAGATCAACGCCAATATCGGCAACTCCGCCGTGACCTCATCAATCCGCGAGGAGGTGGACAAGCTACGCTGGGCAACCCGCTGGGGTGCCGACACCGTGATGGATCTGTCCACCGGCAACGACATCCACACCACCCGCGAGTGGATCATCCGCAACTCCCCCGTCCCGATCGGCACCGTGCCCATCTACCAGGCCCTGGAGAAGGTCGGCGGCATTGCCGAGGATTTGACCTGGGACATCTTCCGCGACACCGTCATCGAACAGTGCGAGCAGGGCGTGGACTACATGACCATCCACGCCGGAGTTCGCCTGCCGTTCGTGCCGCTGACCACCCGGCGCGTCACGGGCATCGTCTCCCGCGGCGGCTCGATTATGGCCGGCTGGTGCCTCGCCCACCACAAGGAGTCCTTCCTTTACGAGAACTTCGACGAGCTCTGCGAGATCTTCGCGGCCTACGACGTCGCCTTCTCGCTCGGCGACGGACTGCGTCCCGGCTCGGTGGCCGACGCCAACGACGCCGCCCAATTCGCCGAGCTGAAGACCATCGGCGAGCTGTGCCACCGCGCCTGGGATTTCGACGTCCAGGTGATGATCGAGGGCCCCGGCCACGTGCCGCTGGACATGATCCAGATCAACAACGACAAGGAAAAGGAGTGGTGCGGCGGGGCGCCCTTCTACACGCTTGGCCCCCTAGTCACCGACATCGCCCCGGGGTATGACCACATCACCTCCGCGATCGGTGCGGCCAACATCGCCGCGGGCGGCACCGCGATGCTGTGCTATGTCACCCCGAAGGAGCACCTCGGCCTGCCGAACAAGGACGACGTGAAGACGGGCGTGATCACCTACAAGATCGCCGCGCACGCCGCCGACGTGGCGAAGGGGCATCCGGGCGCCCGGGACTGGGACGACGCGATGAGCAAGGCCCGCTTCGAATTCCGCTGGGAGGACCAGTTCGCGCTCTCCCTCGACCCGGATACCGCGCGCGCCTACCACGACGAGACCCTGCCCGCCGAACCGGCCAAGACCGCGCACTTCTGCTCCATGTGCGGGCCGAAGTTCTGCTCGATGCGGATCTCCCAGGACATCCGGGACGAGTTCGGCGACACCATCGAATCCCTGGGCATGCCCACCGTCGACGCCGTCCTCGGCGAGCAGCACATGGCGCATGTTTTCCGCGAACACGGCTCGCAGGTCTACCTCCCCGAGTAA
- a CDS encoding S1 family peptidase, translating into MAGAALAHAQEDPNYIWRTDPVSKVLAGKPTAERVLHRVPGSFHDAAPIAPEAWDAQVNRGKALYGPGTPVYIDGSSMCTIAAAGYDAAGRMVAVTAGHCDSEGESVISADALGVGVSGRIAAVNRALDYATIELYHNAEVSRTYNGVTVNHLGAAPRAFGQVVCKSGYASAQTCGVTWIDDGVTNLNQVCAMQGDSGAPLLAGDSLVGIVNGGIINAPCYSPLQGPIFSPTSSARFEAILAAMNSGSAPGSGFRLP; encoded by the coding sequence ATGGCGGGGGCGGCGCTCGCCCACGCGCAGGAGGACCCGAATTACATCTGGCGCACCGATCCGGTGTCCAAGGTGCTGGCCGGAAAGCCCACGGCTGAACGCGTGCTGCACCGCGTGCCGGGGTCGTTTCACGATGCCGCTCCGATCGCCCCGGAGGCGTGGGACGCGCAGGTCAACCGCGGCAAGGCCCTCTACGGTCCGGGCACTCCCGTCTACATCGACGGCTCGTCAATGTGCACCATCGCCGCCGCCGGCTACGATGCAGCCGGCCGCATGGTCGCCGTCACCGCCGGCCACTGCGACTCCGAGGGTGAGTCGGTGATCTCGGCCGACGCGCTCGGCGTGGGCGTATCCGGCCGCATTGCGGCGGTCAACCGCGCACTGGACTACGCCACCATTGAGCTTTATCACAACGCCGAGGTCAGCCGCACCTACAACGGCGTGACGGTCAACCACCTCGGCGCCGCGCCGCGCGCGTTCGGCCAGGTGGTGTGCAAGTCCGGTTACGCCTCAGCGCAAACCTGCGGTGTGACCTGGATCGATGATGGGGTCACCAACCTCAACCAGGTGTGCGCGATGCAGGGCGACTCCGGCGCGCCCCTGCTCGCCGGCGACTCCCTGGTGGGCATCGTCAACGGCGGCATCATCAACGCGCCCTGCTACTCGCCCTTGCAGGGCCCGATCTTCTCCCCGACATCCTCGGCGCGCTTCGAGGCGATCCTCGCCGCCATGAACAGCGGATCCGCGCCGGGCAGCGGGTTTAGGCTCCCGTAA
- the hisN gene encoding histidinol-phosphatase, with protein MSNYADDLALALKLADLADGITIERFEAADLNVESKPDMTPVSDADLAVEEALRAELSAARPADAVLGEEFGGEAVIEGRQWGIDPIDGTKNFVRGVPVWATLIALLVDGQPVVGVISAPALARRWYASADAGAWRTFSTGALKRLNVSKVSALSDASVSMSSLEGWQERGLRDNLIALTEKTWRLRGYGDFLSYCFVAEGAVDIALEPEVSLWDLAALAVLVSEAGGTFTSLSGEKGPHGGDAVATNGALHEAVLKEVTGA; from the coding sequence ATGTCTAACTACGCTGACGACCTCGCCCTCGCACTCAAACTTGCGGATCTCGCGGACGGGATCACCATCGAGCGCTTCGAAGCGGCCGACCTAAACGTCGAATCCAAGCCCGATATGACCCCTGTCTCCGACGCCGACCTGGCCGTCGAGGAGGCGCTGCGCGCTGAGCTTTCGGCCGCGCGTCCGGCCGACGCCGTCCTCGGCGAGGAGTTCGGCGGCGAGGCGGTCATCGAGGGTCGGCAGTGGGGCATTGACCCGATCGACGGCACGAAGAACTTCGTGCGCGGTGTGCCGGTGTGGGCGACGCTGATCGCCCTGCTTGTCGACGGCCAGCCGGTCGTCGGCGTCATCTCCGCTCCCGCCCTGGCGCGCCGTTGGTACGCCTCCGCCGATGCTGGCGCGTGGCGCACCTTCAGCACGGGCGCGCTGAAGCGCCTGAACGTGTCCAAGGTCTCCGCCCTGTCCGACGCGTCGGTGTCGATGTCCTCTCTGGAAGGCTGGCAGGAGCGCGGCCTGCGCGACAACCTCATCGCTTTGACCGAAAAGACCTGGCGGCTGCGCGGCTACGGCGATTTCCTGAGCTACTGCTTCGTCGCGGAGGGCGCGGTCGACATCGCGCTTGAGCCCGAGGTGTCGCTGTGGGACCTCGCGGCGCTCGCCGTTTTGGTTTCTGAGGCCGGGGGCACGTTTACGTCGTTAAGTGGAGAAAAGGGCCCGCACGGCGGCGACGCTGTCGCGACCAATGGGGCCCTCCACGAGGCAGTGCTGAAAGAAGTTACGGGAGCCTAA